From the Lathyrus oleraceus cultivar Zhongwan6 chromosome 4, CAAS_Psat_ZW6_1.0, whole genome shotgun sequence genome, one window contains:
- the LOC127138603 gene encoding auxin efflux carrier component 2: MISGKDMYDIFTAIVPLYLAMFLAYGSVRWWKIFAPEQCSGISRFISVFVVPLLAFHFIASNDPYAMNYRFIGADTLQKVVTLVALFLWNMFSKKQDSFDWTITLFSLTSLPNSLVVGIPLLKAMYGDLSGTLMIQIVVTQSVIWCTVLLFLFEYRAAKLLISEKFPETAASITAFKVDSDIVSLNDREPLQTDAEIGEDGKLCVIVRRSNTKSMVSPLFNVSQSNLSSVEIYSAQSSRESTPSFSTSIDQTDHFHSNNDTSGDVNFVQSSIGETLKSWNLEDEKINKRRERNLNGEFNNNGVNELIENTRSEEGNVGMDEVGIVNKNKDMPPATVMAKLILIMVWRKLIRNPNTYASVLGLVWSLISFKLHVDMPAMVKSCFSILASGGLGLAMFSLGLSMALQPELIPCGKLVATFSMAVRFLVAPAVTAATAIAVGLRGVLLHFTIVQAALPQGIVPFVYAKEYNLHADILSVGVILGMLISLPITILYYVLLGL, encoded by the exons ATGATTTCCGGTAAAGATATGTACGATATTTTCACGGCGATTGTGCCATTATATCTTGCTATGTTTTTAGCATATGGTTCGGTTCGTTGGTGGAAAATCTTCGCACCTGAACAATGTTCAGGAATAAGCCGTTTTATCTCAGTTTTCGTAGTTCCGTTACTGGCTTTCCATTTTATAGCTTCCAATGATCCATATGCTATGAATTACCGTTTCATAGGAGCTGATACACTTCAAAAAGTAGTTACCCTTGTTGCTCTTTTTCTATGGAACATGTTCTCAAAAAAGCAAGATAGTTTTGATTGGACTATAACTCTTTTCTCTCTTACATCTCTCCCTAACTCACTCGTTGTTGGAATCCCTCTTTTAAAAGCTATGTATGGCGATTTGTCAGGAACTCTCATGATACAAATTGTTGTTACGCAAAGTGTTATTTGGTGCACTGTTCTACTTTTCTTGTTTGAATATAGAGCGGCTAAACTTCTTATTTCAGAAAAGTTTCCTGAAACTGCAGCTTCTATAACTGCATTCAAAGTTGATTCTGATATTGTTTCGCTTAACGATAGAGAACCTCTTCAAACGGATGCTGAGATAGGAGAAGATGGTAAACTTTGTGTTATTGTTAGAAGATCAAATACTAAATCTATGGTATCGCCATTGTTTAACGTATCTCAATCAAATCTTAGTAGTGTGGAAATATATTCAGCTCAATCATCAAGAGAATCAACACCAAGTTTTTCTACTAGTATTGACCAAACTGATCATTTTCATAGTAATAATGATACTAGTGGTGATGTTAATTTTGTGCAATCTTCCATAGGGGAAACACTGAAGTCTTGGAATTTAGAAGATGAGAAGATAAATAAGAGGAGAGAGAGGAATCTTAATGGTGAGTTTAATAATAATG GTGTTAATGAATTGATTGAGAACACGAGAAGTGAAGAAGGGAATGTTGGAATGGATGAAGTAGGGATAGTAAACAAAAACAAAGATATGCCACCAGCAACTGTGATGGCAAAACTCATTCTCATAATGGTTTGGAGAAAACTCATTAGAAATCCTAATACCTACGCAAGTGTTTTAGGACTTGTTTGGTCTCTTATATCATTCAA GTTGCACGTCGATATGCCCGCGATGGTAAAGAGTTGCTTCTCGATACTAGCTAGTGGTGGTCTTGGATTGGCCATGTTTAGTCTAGGTTTGTCCATGGCATTACAGCCTGAGCTGATTCCATGTGGAAAACTAGTTGCAACATTTTCTATGGCGGTGAGGTTCTTGGTCGCTCCTGCCGTGACTGCGGCAACCGCAATAGCAGTTGGCCTCCGCGGAGTTCTCTTACATTTTACAATCGTTCAG GCTGCTCTTCCTCAGGGTATTGTTCCCTTTGTGTATGCCAAAGAATACAATCTACATGCAGATATACTCAGTGTAGG GGTTATACTTGGAATGTTGATTTCATTGCCCATAACAATACTCTACTATGTGCTTCTTGGACTATAG